The nucleotide window CTGCCCTGACCAATCACTTCAAGCACCTGGTGGCTTCCTCGCTCAAAACCACGCACCGCGTGCGCGACTACGCCGAGTGGCTCAATATCTCACCCAACCACCTGAGCAAGTGCGTGCGCCGCGTCACGGGTAAGTCGCCGGCCCGCTGGATTGAGGAAAGCATTGTGCTCGAAGCCAAGGTGCTGCTGTTTCAGAGCAAGTGGTCGGTGGGGGGAGGTGGGCGCGGCCGTGGGCATCGAGGATGCTTCCTACTTCAGCCGGCTGTTCAGGAAGCACACGGGCCTGACCCCGCTGGCTTTTCGCAAGCGGCATACTCCGTCCTAGAATTGGCCGGCTGGGTGCTAACCCGGCGCTGCGTAGCCGCCGCACCTTTGCCCCATCATTTAAGGGGCCGTATGTACCTGACACTTTTAACGCTGCACTCCCTGGTTCGCTGGGTGCTGCTGCTGAGCATCTTTGCCAGCATTTTTCGGGCCTGCCGCGGCTGGCTGGGGAGGCGGCCGTTCACTGCCTTCGATAATACCCTCCGG belongs to Hymenobacter sp. J193 and includes:
- a CDS encoding AraC family transcriptional regulator gives rise to the protein MGIEDASYFSRLFRKHTGLTPLAFRKRHTPS